One segment of Synechococcus sp. MU1617 DNA contains the following:
- a CDS encoding glycosyltransferase family 2 protein has product MASEQVWVVAACFNEAEVISTFMERVTALQEVDHLLLIDDGSSDATVAVIRAWQQSHADQAVTLLELTRNFGKEAAMLAGLDYANGRCAAAVLIDSDLQHPPERIPAMVQAWRNGAEVVTAVRDDRDAEGLVKVATASWFYRVFNRLVDSIQLQEGAGDFRLLSAPVVEAVTQLREATRFSKGLMPWTGYRSEEIAYSRVARVGGTTSWSSLKLWRYALDGIFSFTVKPLKVWGVIGVLISFLSFVYAALIVLRTLVFGVDLPGYASLIVAVLFLGGIQLIGIGVLGEYIGRIYIDVKRRPHYFVRAVHQGSELLR; this is encoded by the coding sequence ATGGCCAGCGAGCAGGTGTGGGTGGTAGCGGCCTGCTTCAACGAAGCTGAGGTCATCAGCACCTTTATGGAGCGGGTCACGGCCTTGCAGGAGGTGGACCATTTGCTGCTCATTGATGACGGATCGTCCGATGCCACGGTGGCGGTGATCCGTGCCTGGCAGCAGAGCCATGCCGACCAGGCCGTCACCCTTTTGGAACTCACCCGCAACTTCGGCAAGGAGGCGGCGATGCTCGCGGGCCTGGACTACGCCAACGGCCGCTGTGCTGCTGCGGTGCTGATTGATTCTGATCTGCAACATCCCCCGGAGCGGATTCCGGCGATGGTGCAAGCCTGGCGCAACGGCGCTGAGGTGGTCACCGCGGTGCGGGATGACCGTGATGCCGAAGGGCTAGTGAAGGTGGCCACGGCCTCCTGGTTCTATCGGGTGTTCAACCGCCTGGTTGATTCGATCCAGCTTCAGGAGGGGGCCGGCGACTTTCGACTCTTGAGTGCTCCAGTGGTGGAGGCGGTGACCCAGTTGCGTGAGGCCACCCGCTTCTCGAAAGGGTTGATGCCTTGGACCGGCTACCGCAGTGAGGAGATCGCATACAGCCGTGTGGCCAGGGTTGGTGGCACCACCTCCTGGAGCTCCCTCAAGCTCTGGCGCTATGCCTTGGACGGCATCTTTTCGTTCACCGTGAAGCCCTTGAAAGTCTGGGGTGTGATTGGTGTGCTGATTTCGTTTCTGAGCTTTGTCTATGCCGCCCTGATCGTGTTGCGCACCCTGGTTTTTGGTGTCGACCTGCCGGGCTACGCCTCATTGATCGTGGCCGTTCTGTTCCTGGGGGGGATCCAGTTGATCGGCATTGGCGTGCTGGGCGAATACATCGGCCGGATCTACATCGACGTCAAACGGCGTCCGCACTATTTCGTCCGCGCAGTGCATCAGGGCTCAGAGCTGTTGCGCTAA
- a CDS encoding (Fe-S)-binding protein, translating into MTQPGSAEPATSTLPGLPAGAADPCVHCGFCLPTCASYRVLASEMDSPRGRIHALRAIEAGELELDATVASHFDTCLGCFACVSACPSGVRYDQLIEATRPKLNQTNHRSSWQTSFRKLLLQVLPYPKRLRALLQPLRAYAGTPLQRLARRSGLTRLFGPEIEAMEQLLPPLAPESFSDQLPQINPASGECRGRVALLLGCVQRCFDPSVSNATVKVLQANGFEVVIPPDQGCCGAVSHHQGELELTRQLARDLIQSMNAVEGDLDAVLVAASGCGHTMKAYGELLNSKASFRAPVLDVQEFLADRGLVETFHAQLQPLPGVVAMHDACHMIHGQGIQAQPRQLLRAIPGIQLREATEAGVCCGSAGIYNLVQPEEAAELGRIKADDLSGTGAEWVASANIGCTLQLRRHLGDRTQVQHPMELLAASAGLHPLPGVTQGVGTTEIAGEGEDRHSAAESR; encoded by the coding sequence ATGACCCAGCCAGGCAGTGCCGAGCCCGCGACCAGCACTCTCCCCGGACTTCCCGCAGGCGCCGCTGACCCCTGCGTGCACTGCGGCTTCTGCCTGCCCACCTGTGCCAGCTATCGCGTGTTGGCCAGTGAGATGGACTCCCCCCGCGGTCGCATCCATGCTCTGCGGGCGATCGAGGCCGGTGAGCTGGAGCTGGATGCAACGGTGGCCAGCCATTTCGACACCTGCCTGGGCTGCTTCGCCTGCGTTTCGGCTTGTCCTTCGGGAGTCCGCTACGACCAGCTGATCGAGGCCACCCGGCCCAAGCTGAATCAGACCAACCACCGCAGCAGCTGGCAGACCAGCTTCCGCAAGCTGCTACTGCAGGTGCTGCCCTACCCCAAGCGCTTGCGGGCCCTGCTCCAACCCCTGAGGGCCTACGCCGGCACACCACTCCAACGCCTGGCCCGCCGCTCAGGTCTCACCCGTCTGTTCGGGCCGGAGATCGAAGCGATGGAGCAACTACTGCCCCCCCTGGCACCAGAAAGCTTCAGCGACCAACTGCCCCAGATCAATCCCGCCAGCGGGGAATGCCGAGGCCGCGTAGCGCTGTTGCTGGGCTGCGTGCAGCGCTGCTTCGATCCCAGCGTGAGCAACGCAACGGTGAAGGTGTTGCAGGCCAACGGTTTTGAGGTGGTGATTCCGCCGGACCAGGGCTGCTGTGGGGCGGTGAGCCATCACCAGGGGGAGCTGGAGCTCACCCGCCAACTGGCGAGGGATCTGATCCAGAGCATGAATGCCGTTGAGGGAGATCTGGATGCGGTGCTGGTGGCCGCTTCAGGCTGTGGCCACACGATGAAAGCCTATGGCGAGCTGCTGAACAGCAAGGCTTCATTTCGGGCTCCGGTGCTGGATGTGCAGGAATTCCTTGCTGACCGCGGCCTCGTGGAGACGTTCCACGCCCAACTGCAACCTCTCCCCGGCGTGGTGGCCATGCATGACGCTTGCCACATGATTCATGGCCAGGGGATCCAGGCCCAGCCCCGCCAGCTGCTGCGCGCCATCCCCGGCATTCAGCTGCGGGAAGCGACCGAAGCGGGGGTGTGCTGCGGCAGCGCCGGCATCTACAACCTGGTGCAACCGGAGGAAGCCGCCGAACTGGGCCGGATCAAGGCCGATGATCTCAGCGGCACCGGCGCTGAATGGGTGGCCAGCGCCAACATTGGTTGCACCCTGCAGCTGCGGCGACACCTGGGCGATCGGACCCAGGTGCAGCACCCGATGGAACTGCTGGCCGCCTCAGCCGGCCTGCATCCTCTGCCAGGCGTCACGCAGGGTGTCGGCACCACCGAGATTGCCGGGGAAGGTGAGGATCGGCACTCCGCTGCAGAGTCCCGCTGA
- a CDS encoding sulfotransferase family 2 domain-containing protein codes for MIINHSKKFIFFANRKTASTSTAIALSSSCNHKDVITPLGRDEKIRKELGYQGPTNFIPWWNKVNYFAIKAKCKIQKKGVSRYLKSIGLHTHIEATTALSKNYISASTLESYYSFCFIRNPWDHALSQFFELKKDQRLQTLDLDTFIEGGMLEKFATSCRSIYSHEGNILVKRLYRYENLQETVDSIFNDLNLTGNPRLPTAKSNLRTDKRPYKDLLNFNQKNKIEHIFDQEIEWGKYQF; via the coding sequence GTGATCATCAATCACTCGAAGAAATTCATATTTTTCGCCAACCGAAAGACAGCATCAACATCGACAGCTATTGCGCTATCGAGCAGCTGCAATCACAAAGATGTGATTACTCCCTTAGGTCGAGACGAGAAAATTCGCAAAGAACTTGGCTACCAGGGGCCCACCAATTTCATTCCCTGGTGGAACAAAGTGAATTATTTTGCCATCAAGGCAAAATGCAAAATACAGAAAAAAGGCGTCAGCCGGTACCTCAAATCAATTGGCCTACACACACATATTGAAGCAACAACCGCCCTCAGCAAGAATTACATCAGCGCATCGACGCTCGAGAGCTATTACAGCTTCTGCTTTATTCGCAACCCATGGGACCACGCGCTGTCCCAGTTTTTCGAACTCAAAAAAGACCAGAGACTGCAAACTCTCGACCTGGACACCTTCATCGAAGGAGGAATGCTGGAGAAGTTCGCAACATCATGCAGATCGATTTACAGCCACGAAGGAAACATTCTGGTCAAACGCTTGTATCGCTACGAAAACCTCCAGGAAACAGTCGACAGCATTTTCAACGACCTCAACCTGACGGGAAACCCACGACTCCCAACAGCCAAGTCGAACTTGCGTACTGACAAAAGACCCTACAAAGACTTACTCAATTTCAACCAAAAAAATAAAATTGAGCACATTTTTGACCAGGAAATTGAATGGGGAAAATATCAATTTTAA
- a CDS encoding galactose mutarotase, with translation MPMTLTQQSAPYAHWDFVHPSSGDRLRIIPERGGLVSGWCCGGREVLYFDQERYSDPTKSIRGGIPVLFPICGNLPGDVLPVDGVEYPLKQHGFARDLPWQLQLLEDQSGVRLTLSSTDETLKAYPFPFRLEMELRPVTSALEISTTVHNCGDAAMPFSFGLHPYFNVSDLAQTRLTGLAERCLNHLEMADASTVDQLKRLPEGVDFLCRPAGPVSLIDDATGVTLELQHQAPLDLSVVWTEPPRPMVCLEPWTGPRQALVSGDCKLVLEPGARQTLACRYSVS, from the coding sequence ATGCCCATGACCCTCACCCAGCAGTCGGCCCCCTACGCCCACTGGGACTTTGTGCATCCCAGCAGCGGTGATCGGTTGCGGATCATTCCTGAGCGGGGTGGATTGGTCAGCGGTTGGTGTTGCGGAGGGCGGGAGGTCCTGTATTTCGATCAGGAGCGTTACTCCGATCCCACCAAAAGCATTCGCGGCGGTATTCCGGTGCTGTTCCCGATCTGCGGCAACCTGCCCGGTGATGTGCTGCCGGTGGACGGCGTTGAGTACCCCCTCAAGCAGCACGGCTTCGCCCGGGATCTGCCCTGGCAGCTTCAGCTGTTGGAGGATCAGAGCGGTGTGCGGCTGACGTTGTCCAGCACCGACGAAACGCTTAAGGCCTATCCCTTCCCGTTCCGTTTGGAGATGGAGCTGCGCCCAGTTACCTCTGCCTTGGAGATCTCCACCACCGTGCACAACTGCGGTGATGCCGCCATGCCCTTCAGCTTTGGCCTGCATCCCTACTTCAACGTGAGCGACCTGGCCCAGACCCGGCTCACGGGTTTGGCGGAGCGCTGCCTCAACCATCTGGAGATGGCGGATGCGTCCACGGTGGATCAGCTCAAGCGGCTGCCGGAGGGGGTGGATTTCCTCTGCCGCCCAGCGGGCCCAGTCAGCCTGATCGATGACGCCACCGGGGTGACGCTGGAACTGCAGCATCAGGCACCGCTGGATCTCAGCGTGGTTTGGACTGAGCCTCCGCGGCCGATGGTCTGTCTGGAACCCTGGACGGGGCCCCGGCAGGCTCTGGTCAGCGGTGACTGCAAGCTGGTGTTGGAACCCGGTGCGAGGCAGACCCTCGCCTGTCGCTATAGCGTCTCCTGA
- a CDS encoding alpha/beta fold hydrolase: MDRVTWSHLGHAVHTVQQHPEQDSADRPALLLVHGFGASTDHWRHNIPVLAQTHSVHAIDLLGFGRSAKPAGLNYGGALWRDQLVAYVRERIGRPTVIAGNSLGGFAALAAGAALGSDCAGVVLLNAAGPFSDEQKPPQGWGAIARQSIGTALLKSPVLQRLLFENLRRPATIRRTLNQVYVDSTNVDDWLVESIRRPSLDPGAFGVFRTVFDIPRGQPLDELFAELTAPLLLLWGIRDPWINAPGRRSTFQRHAPEATTEVVLEAGHCPHDEVPDQVNTALLQWLEGLQSAVAPTNADLLAKGVK; the protein is encoded by the coding sequence GTGGATCGCGTCACCTGGAGCCATCTCGGCCACGCCGTGCACACTGTGCAGCAGCATCCTGAGCAGGACAGTGCTGATCGTCCGGCCCTTCTGTTGGTTCATGGGTTCGGGGCATCCACCGATCACTGGCGCCACAACATTCCCGTGTTGGCCCAGACCCATTCCGTGCATGCGATTGACCTGCTGGGCTTCGGCAGAAGTGCCAAGCCTGCAGGCCTGAACTACGGCGGTGCCCTGTGGCGCGATCAACTGGTGGCCTATGTGCGCGAGCGGATCGGCCGTCCGACGGTGATCGCCGGCAATTCCCTCGGTGGATTCGCGGCCCTTGCTGCCGGGGCCGCACTGGGATCGGACTGCGCGGGGGTTGTCTTGCTCAATGCTGCCGGTCCCTTCAGTGATGAGCAGAAACCACCGCAAGGCTGGGGCGCCATAGCCCGCCAGAGCATCGGCACAGCCCTGCTGAAGAGCCCAGTGCTGCAGCGGTTGCTGTTCGAGAACCTGCGTCGGCCTGCCACGATCCGCCGCACCCTCAATCAGGTCTACGTCGACTCCACCAACGTCGATGACTGGTTGGTGGAGTCGATCCGGCGCCCCTCCCTCGATCCCGGCGCTTTCGGGGTGTTCCGCACCGTCTTCGACATCCCTCGCGGTCAGCCCCTTGATGAGCTTTTTGCGGAACTGACGGCGCCGCTGTTGTTGCTCTGGGGCATCCGTGATCCCTGGATCAATGCCCCCGGTCGCCGTTCCACCTTCCAGCGCCATGCCCCGGAGGCCACCACCGAGGTGGTCCTTGAGGCCGGGCACTGCCCGCACGATGAAGTGCCGGATCAGGTGAATACGGCCTTGCTGCAATGGCTGGAGGGTCTCCAGTCGGCTGTGGCACCGACAAATGCGGATCTGCTGGCTAAGGGAGTGAAGTAG
- a CDS encoding NADP-dependent isocitrate dehydrogenase, whose amino-acid sequence MAQFEKLTTPSQGTPIRFENGQPVVADNPIIPFIRGDGTGVDIWPATQKVLDAAVAKAYGGSKSIEWFKVYAGDEACDLYGTYQYLPEDTLEAIRAYGVAIKGPLTTPVGGGIRSLNVALRQIFDLYSCVRPCRYYEGTPSPHKRPQDLDVIVYRENTEDIYMGVEWEADDAVGQELRKHLNEVVIPANGKLGKRQIPEGSGIGIKPVSKHGSQRHIRKAIQHALRLEGDKRHVTLVHKGNIMKFTEGAFRDWGYELATTEFRDVCITERESWILGNLEKDPNLSVQDNGRMIEPGYDSLTPEKKADIDAEVQAVLDAIGRSHGGGKWKEMVLVDDRIADSIFQQIQTRPQEYSILATLNLNGDYISDAAAAMVGGLGMAPGANIGENAAIFEATHGTAPKHAGLDRINPGSVILSGVMMLEFLGWQEAADLVTKGLSAAIADKQVTYDLARLMEPQVDPVSCSGFAEAVIARF is encoded by the coding sequence ATGGCCCAGTTCGAGAAGCTCACCACCCCCAGCCAGGGCACACCAATTCGCTTCGAGAACGGTCAGCCCGTGGTGGCCGACAACCCGATCATCCCCTTCATCCGAGGTGATGGCACCGGTGTAGACATCTGGCCCGCAACGCAGAAGGTGCTGGATGCGGCCGTGGCCAAGGCCTACGGCGGCAGCAAGAGCATCGAATGGTTCAAGGTGTACGCCGGCGATGAGGCCTGCGACCTCTATGGCACCTACCAGTACCTGCCTGAGGACACCCTCGAGGCAATCCGCGCCTACGGCGTAGCCATCAAAGGCCCCCTCACCACGCCGGTGGGCGGCGGCATCCGATCGCTGAACGTAGCCCTGAGACAGATCTTTGATCTGTATTCCTGCGTGCGCCCATGCCGTTACTACGAGGGCACCCCAAGCCCCCACAAGCGTCCCCAGGATTTGGACGTGATCGTCTATCGGGAGAACACCGAAGACATCTACATGGGGGTGGAATGGGAAGCCGATGACGCCGTCGGCCAGGAGCTGCGAAAGCATCTCAATGAAGTGGTCATCCCCGCCAACGGCAAGCTTGGCAAGCGCCAGATCCCCGAAGGATCCGGCATCGGCATCAAACCCGTGAGCAAACACGGCAGCCAGCGCCACATCCGCAAGGCGATCCAACACGCCCTACGCCTGGAAGGCGACAAGCGTCACGTAACCCTGGTGCACAAAGGCAACATCATGAAGTTCACGGAAGGGGCCTTCCGTGACTGGGGCTATGAACTGGCCACCACCGAATTCCGCGACGTGTGCATCACCGAGCGGGAAAGCTGGATCCTCGGCAACCTCGAGAAGGATCCCAACCTGAGCGTGCAGGACAACGGCCGGATGATTGAGCCGGGTTACGACAGCCTCACTCCTGAGAAAAAGGCCGACATCGATGCCGAGGTGCAAGCGGTGCTCGATGCCATTGGCCGCAGCCACGGCGGCGGCAAGTGGAAGGAGATGGTGCTGGTGGACGACCGCATCGCCGATAGCATCTTTCAGCAGATCCAGACCCGCCCCCAGGAGTATTCGATCCTCGCCACGCTCAACCTCAACGGCGACTACATCTCAGACGCCGCAGCTGCGATGGTGGGCGGTCTGGGAATGGCCCCCGGCGCCAACATCGGCGAGAACGCTGCCATCTTCGAAGCCACCCACGGCACCGCCCCGAAACACGCCGGCCTCGATCGGATCAACCCCGGTTCGGTGATCCTCAGCGGCGTGATGATGCTGGAATTCCTCGGCTGGCAGGAGGCTGCTGATCTGGTGACCAAGGGTCTCAGTGCCGCCATCGCCGACAAGCAGGTCACCTACGACCTAGCGCGATTGATGGAACCCCAGGTGGATCCGGTGAGCTGCAGCGGTTTCGCCGAAGCAGTCATCGCCCGTTTCTGA
- a CDS encoding four-carbon acid sugar kinase family protein — protein MKVVVIDDDPTGSQTVHSCPLLLHWDVDSLRRGLRHASPLLFLLADTRALTPTDAAERNRDIAAALDHALHREGLARDQVLLVSRGDSTLRGHGVLEPEVLQASFGPFDATLHVPAFLEGGRTTVNGVHLLHGEPVHTTPFAQDRLFGFSSSDLAHWLEEKSNGAIAAASVQRISGRDLDAACAGGLPLLIDRLRGLQGNAAVVVDAERQEQLNALAAAVRALQREKRFLFRSAASMVKALADPGPPPLDPEGLAGLRRSACDGTPLPGLVMVGSHVPLADQQLELLLAEPGCQGVELPVPRIARVLEGPTPDLLLADLERVWLQQLYELLGAGLTPVLFTSRGELRCASEQEGRRLSCALAELMGRLAASLAPDLGYLISKGGITTQTLLARGLALESVQLEGQLLPGLSLVRPSAGLCSGVPILTFPGNLGGADTLRDAWQRMQAG, from the coding sequence ATGAAGGTTGTGGTCATTGACGACGATCCCACCGGCTCGCAGACGGTGCATAGCTGTCCGCTGCTGTTGCATTGGGATGTCGACAGCCTGCGCCGGGGGCTGCGCCATGCGTCGCCCTTGTTGTTCCTGCTGGCCGACACCCGGGCGCTGACGCCAACGGATGCAGCGGAACGCAACCGCGATATTGCGGCGGCCTTGGATCACGCGCTGCACCGGGAGGGGTTGGCGCGTGATCAGGTGCTGCTGGTGAGTCGCGGGGATTCCACCTTGCGCGGTCATGGGGTGCTGGAACCTGAGGTCTTGCAGGCGTCCTTCGGGCCCTTTGATGCCACGCTCCACGTTCCGGCGTTCTTGGAAGGGGGACGCACCACCGTGAACGGGGTGCATCTCCTCCACGGGGAACCGGTGCACACCACGCCGTTTGCCCAGGACCGGCTGTTTGGGTTCAGCAGCAGTGATCTGGCCCACTGGCTGGAGGAGAAAAGCAATGGCGCCATTGCCGCGGCGTCAGTGCAGCGGATTAGTGGCCGCGACCTTGATGCCGCCTGTGCTGGGGGGCTGCCGCTGTTGATCGATCGCCTGCGTGGTCTCCAAGGCAATGCAGCGGTGGTTGTGGATGCCGAGCGGCAGGAGCAACTCAACGCACTGGCCGCAGCGGTGCGCGCCCTGCAGAGGGAGAAACGGTTTCTGTTTCGCTCCGCCGCCAGCATGGTGAAGGCTCTGGCGGATCCCGGACCGCCGCCGCTTGATCCCGAGGGCCTGGCGGGGTTGCGGCGCTCGGCTTGCGATGGAACGCCTCTGCCTGGACTGGTGATGGTGGGTTCCCACGTGCCCTTGGCGGATCAGCAACTGGAGCTGCTGCTGGCGGAACCGGGATGCCAAGGGGTTGAGCTGCCGGTGCCGCGCATCGCTCGGGTGCTGGAGGGCCCGACACCTGATCTGCTGCTGGCCGACTTGGAACGGGTCTGGCTGCAGCAGCTTTATGAGCTGCTTGGAGCAGGCCTCACGCCGGTGCTGTTCACCAGCCGTGGTGAGCTGCGCTGTGCTTCAGAGCAGGAGGGCCGGCGCTTGTCCTGCGCTCTGGCCGAGTTGATGGGGCGACTCGCGGCATCTCTCGCTCCTGATCTGGGTTATCTGATCAGCAAAGGCGGCATCACCACCCAGACACTGCTGGCCAGGGGCCTGGCCCTCGAGTCGGTTCAGTTGGAAGGCCAGCTGCTGCCGGGGCTGTCGCTGGTGCGCCCCTCAGCGGGACTCTGCAGCGGAGTGCCGATCCTCACCTTCCCCGGCAATCTCGGTGGTGCCGACACCCTGCGTGACGCCTGGCAGAGGATGCAGGCCGGCTGA
- a CDS encoding cation:proton antiporter codes for MLLPTLLSEISSHDLELAETLIGVLRFMLIFVAARTLAEVLVRFELPTILGELLAGVLIGASGLHLLVPPETQVQLSGAFSEVVSGLSHVPVDEIPLLYNESFGALQAVATLGLYSLLFLTGLESELEELMAVGAQAFSVAVVGVVLPFALGTLGLMAIFHVDAIPAIFAGASMTATSIGITASVFGELGYLRTREGQIVIGAAVLDDILGIVILAIVVSLGAGGSLEIGPIVQLVVAAVLFVVVALLLSQKAAPAFDWMIDQLKAPGAKLIGSYLLLAVSCFVASAIGLEAALGAFAAGLIASTSKHRHEIQAAVTPIVGLFATVFFVLVGAGMDLSVINPSDPGARSALVVAAFLFVVAIIGKVAAGWAIFSKEKTNKLVVGLGMMPRGEVGLIFLGLGTASGLLSPGLEAAILLMVIGTTFLAPVLLRIVLKDKPPEDGNQVPDEFAADPLAGAS; via the coding sequence ATGCTGCTGCCCACCCTGCTGAGCGAAATCAGCAGCCATGACCTCGAATTGGCGGAAACGCTGATCGGCGTCCTTCGCTTCATGCTCATCTTCGTGGCGGCCCGCACCCTCGCCGAGGTGCTGGTGCGTTTCGAGCTGCCCACCATCCTTGGGGAGCTCCTGGCTGGCGTGCTGATCGGTGCCTCGGGTTTGCATCTCCTGGTGCCGCCGGAGACTCAGGTACAGCTCTCTGGCGCTTTTTCCGAGGTGGTCTCCGGCCTGTCCCATGTGCCGGTGGACGAGATTCCGCTTCTGTACAACGAGAGCTTCGGGGCTTTGCAGGCGGTGGCCACGTTGGGGCTCTACTCCCTGCTTTTCCTTACAGGTCTCGAGAGCGAGTTGGAGGAATTGATGGCGGTGGGGGCCCAGGCCTTCAGCGTCGCCGTGGTGGGTGTGGTGCTGCCCTTTGCCCTCGGCACCCTTGGCCTGATGGCCATCTTCCACGTTGATGCGATCCCCGCGATCTTTGCCGGTGCCTCGATGACGGCAACCAGCATCGGCATCACCGCCAGTGTTTTCGGTGAACTCGGTTATTTGCGCACCCGTGAGGGGCAGATCGTGATCGGCGCTGCCGTTCTTGACGACATTCTTGGCATTGTCATCTTGGCCATTGTGGTGTCCTTGGGAGCCGGCGGAAGTCTGGAGATTGGCCCCATCGTCCAGTTGGTGGTGGCAGCGGTGCTGTTCGTGGTGGTGGCCCTGTTGTTGAGCCAGAAGGCCGCACCAGCTTTTGATTGGATGATTGACCAACTCAAGGCCCCGGGCGCCAAGTTGATTGGTTCCTACCTGCTACTGGCCGTCAGTTGTTTTGTTGCTTCAGCGATTGGTCTGGAGGCTGCCCTTGGGGCCTTCGCTGCTGGTTTGATCGCAAGCACCTCCAAGCACCGCCACGAGATTCAGGCGGCGGTCACCCCCATCGTTGGCCTGTTCGCCACCGTTTTCTTTGTTCTGGTGGGTGCCGGCATGGATCTGTCGGTGATCAATCCTTCCGACCCCGGGGCCCGTTCTGCTCTGGTGGTTGCGGCCTTCCTGTTCGTCGTGGCGATCATTGGCAAGGTGGCTGCCGGCTGGGCCATCTTCAGCAAGGAAAAGACCAATAAATTGGTGGTGGGTCTTGGGATGATGCCCCGAGGCGAAGTTGGCCTGATTTTCCTGGGCCTGGGAACGGCTTCAGGCTTGCTCAGCCCTGGCCTTGAAGCAGCGATTCTGCTGATGGTGATCGGCACCACCTTCCTCGCACCGGTGCTGCTGCGCATCGTCCTCAAAGACAAGCCACCCGAGGATGGCAACCAGGTGCCCGACGAATTTGCTGCTGATCCCCTGGCGGGTGCCTCCTGA
- a CDS encoding FAD-binding oxidoreductase has protein sequence MIHSPASRSALIDLVRQWHQDGTPWSPSGLGTRLDWGPPLDPRHEVLSCRQLNRVIDHAVDDLTITVEAGLPLQDLQDQLAKQGQWLPIDWPRAGTPGSIGGLVARGLAGGLRQRHLGVRDQIIGIGLLRADGTEAHAGGRVVKNVAGYDLMRLLCGSWGSLALITELTLRLQPLRPARSSLLVDGDLKAQEAFRSELLRSSLTPERCDWINSGDGAWRLRLVVSSVSEQAVEDQLKQLEAVAAEQQLNTERKACADALTTPFGASPTTQLVRLVLPPAQLQRLLRDEAMKALKLWCWELAAGAGCGDGWCDAATPDHQLEALRRSVIGLGGEMSLLKRAAGSTVPVWLDRPSRPLIEAVKRQFDPKLQLSRGRLPGVDQETL, from the coding sequence GTGATCCATTCCCCCGCCAGCCGCAGCGCTCTGATCGACCTGGTGCGCCAGTGGCATCAGGACGGCACCCCCTGGAGCCCCAGTGGCCTTGGGACACGCCTGGACTGGGGCCCACCGCTGGATCCCCGCCATGAGGTGCTCTCCTGCCGGCAGCTCAACCGGGTGATCGACCATGCCGTGGACGATCTGACCATCACGGTGGAAGCCGGCCTGCCCTTGCAGGACCTGCAGGATCAGTTGGCAAAGCAGGGGCAATGGCTGCCCATTGACTGGCCCCGAGCCGGCACTCCTGGAAGCATCGGCGGCCTGGTGGCCCGTGGACTGGCGGGGGGACTGCGGCAACGCCATCTTGGGGTGCGCGATCAGATCATCGGCATCGGCCTGTTGCGCGCGGATGGCACCGAAGCCCATGCCGGTGGCCGTGTGGTGAAGAACGTGGCGGGCTACGACCTAATGCGGCTGCTCTGCGGCAGCTGGGGGAGCCTGGCGCTGATCACCGAACTCACTCTGCGGCTGCAACCGCTGCGCCCCGCCCGGAGCAGCCTGCTCGTGGACGGCGACCTGAAAGCCCAGGAGGCCTTCCGCAGCGAACTGCTGCGCTCCAGCCTGACGCCGGAACGCTGTGACTGGATCAACAGCGGCGATGGTGCATGGCGGCTGCGGCTGGTGGTGAGCAGCGTGTCGGAGCAGGCGGTGGAGGACCAGCTGAAGCAGCTCGAGGCGGTGGCTGCGGAACAGCAGCTCAACACCGAACGAAAGGCCTGCGCCGATGCCCTGACCACACCCTTCGGTGCCAGCCCCACAACGCAGCTGGTGCGGCTGGTGCTGCCGCCGGCCCAGTTGCAGCGGTTGTTGCGGGATGAGGCGATGAAGGCCCTCAAGTTGTGGTGCTGGGAGCTGGCCGCCGGAGCCGGATGCGGTGATGGCTGGTGCGATGCCGCCACGCCGGATCATCAGCTGGAGGCCCTGCGCCGCAGCGTGATCGGCCTCGGCGGCGAAATGTCGCTGTTGAAACGCGCGGCCGGATCAACAGTGCCGGTCTGGCTAGACCGTCCCTCCCGACCGCTGATCGAAGCGGTGAAACGCCAGTTCGACCCCAAACTGCAACTCAGCCGAGGCCGTCTGCCGGGGGTGGATCAGGAGACGCTATAG